A region from the Beduinella massiliensis genome encodes:
- a CDS encoding NlpC/P60 family protein: MIKASDFVFQAVALAQRTPPIPYAMGGTTPQGMDCRGLVVYLLRQLGRPDYRTAGATSMWRDDCVDKRPLAQADLRPGDLLFIRSGEVSEHMGVYCGAPGCEVVHASATKGCVCASTIQNGWTHAARHRLIDYDSADREGGDSMTAEYIVRAQGGLRQRKTPGGTYMQMIPDGTCLAALQTQGDWTQVSYGGFTGWVSTAYLVDADGAAEAPQAPENTDSADDDNRVRVPRALIEALCGYLND, encoded by the coding sequence ATGATAAAAGCATCGGATTTCGTATTTCAGGCCGTCGCCCTCGCGCAGCGCACGCCGCCCATCCCCTACGCGATGGGCGGGACGACGCCTCAGGGCATGGACTGCCGGGGGCTCGTGGTGTACCTCCTGCGGCAGCTGGGCCGCCCCGACTACCGCACGGCGGGCGCGACGAGCATGTGGCGCGACGATTGCGTGGACAAGCGCCCGCTCGCGCAGGCCGATCTGCGGCCCGGCGACCTGCTGTTCATCCGCAGCGGCGAGGTCAGCGAGCACATGGGCGTCTACTGCGGCGCGCCGGGCTGCGAGGTCGTGCATGCCAGCGCGACGAAGGGATGCGTGTGCGCCTCGACGATACAAAACGGCTGGACGCACGCGGCGCGGCACCGGCTGATCGATTACGACAGCGCCGACAGAGAGGGAGGCGACAGCATGACGGCGGAATACATCGTCCGCGCACAGGGCGGTCTTCGCCAGCGCAAGACGCCGGGCGGGACGTACATGCAGATGATCCCGGACGGGACGTGCCTGGCCGCGCTGCAGACGCAGGGCGACTGGACGCAGGTGAGCTACGGGGGATTTACGGGGTGGGTGAGTACGGCGTATCTGGTGGACGCGGACGGAGCGGCGGAAGCGCCGCAGGCGCCCGAGAACACGGATAGCGCGGATGACGACAATAGGGTACGGGTGCCGCGCGCGCTGATCGAAGCGCTCTGCGGATACTTAAACGACTGA
- a CDS encoding tail fiber assembly protein codes for MQTFVVKDGIVQNVIEINGMSRMEYEQLEQCKLVDVEGYIGVNIGDTYDEQTGLFYRDGVRLDVLNALTIRNNRLKASDFAVMPDYPCGETERAGWLAYRQALRDIPEQQGYPDAIVWPEPPQREKTAQTLLKDVALSQAQIQAVSDRGEFVEDCLAEMATVVYP; via the coding sequence ATGCAAACATTTGTGGTTAAAGATGGTATTGTGCAAAACGTCATTGAAATCAATGGCATGAGCCGCATGGAGTATGAACAACTCGAACAATGCAAATTGGTCGATGTAGAAGGTTACATCGGCGTAAACATCGGTGACACGTACGACGAACAGACCGGGCTCTTTTACCGGGACGGCGTCCGCCTGGATGTGCTGAATGCCCTGACGATCCGCAACAATAGGCTCAAGGCCAGCGACTTCGCGGTGATGCCCGACTATCCCTGCGGTGAGACGGAGCGCGCCGGGTGGCTTGCCTACCGTCAGGCGCTGCGGGACATCCCGGAGCAGCAGGGCTACCCGGACGCCATCGTCTGGCCGGAGCCGCCGCAGCGAGAAAAGACCGCCCAAACGCTGCTGAAGGACGTAGCTCTTTCGCAGGCGCAGATTCAGGCGGTAAGCGACCGCGGCGAGTTCGTCGAGGACTGCCTTGCGGAGATGGCGACAGTGGTTTACCCATGA
- a CDS encoding glycine-rich domain-containing protein — translation MSGWNSGASAGVTLTAHGAEYVDSYFTSSGTYTVPSWAERVDLTVISAGGSGSGARESRGGCGGGSGYIGTWAAISLSKSQSVWVSVGAGGASVTNTSNGLAGGTSGIEGYYVGGGEGGYYDYRGGHGGAGGGGGGRATWGGNAETSSAGGNGLNTVGGAAATGTYGVSGGTGGGYKGTNGVRGTTNTWGGSNQQAGVGANTHEYYCFSDPGTQRYLNATGGDGGAGRYGNTPSGGGWGGRVGKDAAGNALYGIGYGQGGGGASEPDSGDSVSVAGGSGMVAFRTWRYLS, via the coding sequence GTGAGCGGCTGGAATTCCGGCGCGTCCGCGGGGGTTACGCTGACTGCGCATGGGGCGGAATACGTTGACAGCTACTTCACTTCGAGCGGGACATATACCGTACCGAGTTGGGCGGAGCGGGTGGATCTTACCGTTATCAGCGCAGGAGGCAGCGGAAGTGGAGCTAGAGAGAGTCGTGGAGGATGCGGAGGAGGATCTGGTTATATTGGAACGTGGGCTGCTATTTCATTATCCAAATCGCAAAGTGTTTGGGTTAGTGTTGGAGCAGGTGGCGCGTCGGTTACTAACACGTCCAACGGCCTGGCTGGCGGTACATCAGGAATTGAAGGCTATTATGTAGGCGGCGGTGAAGGTGGCTATTATGATTATCGAGGAGGACACGGAGGAGCCGGTGGTGGCGGTGGTGGAAGAGCAACCTGGGGTGGAAATGCGGAGACGTCCAGCGCAGGAGGTAATGGTCTAAATACCGTTGGAGGAGCAGCAGCTACCGGTACATATGGTGTGTCTGGTGGAACAGGGGGAGGTTATAAAGGAACAAACGGGGTACGAGGGACAACTAATACTTGGGGTGGCTCTAACCAACAGGCAGGGGTTGGAGCAAACACTCACGAGTATTATTGCTTTTCAGACCCGGGCACACAGCGTTACCTAAATGCTACCGGTGGAGATGGAGGAGCCGGAAGATATGGCAATACTCCATCTGGTGGAGGATGGGGAGGCCGTGTTGGAAAAGACGCGGCTGGAAATGCACTCTACGGTATCGGATATGGGCAAGGAGGCGGCGGCGCAAGCGAACCAGACAGCGGTGATTCTGTGTCGGTCGCAGGCGGTTCCGGCATGGTAGCATTTCGTACGTGGCGTTATCTATCATAA
- a CDS encoding phage holin family protein: protein MWEKIVKGAAAAVGAVAGFWGGLPVLLQTMAVFMAVDYLTGLICALKGVSGKSENGALSSKAGFEGLLKKGVMVLVVFIAWQLDQAMGTAVLHSAVVCFYVANEGISILENTTLLGVPWPEKLKDALDAIGNGDGGEPPMTV, encoded by the coding sequence ATGTGGGAGAAAATCGTGAAGGGCGCCGCGGCGGCGGTGGGCGCGGTCGCCGGCTTCTGGGGAGGTCTGCCGGTGCTTTTGCAGACGATGGCGGTCTTCATGGCGGTGGATTACCTGACCGGCCTGATCTGCGCCCTGAAGGGCGTGTCCGGCAAGAGCGAGAACGGCGCGCTGTCGAGCAAGGCGGGCTTTGAGGGACTGCTCAAGAAGGGCGTGATGGTGCTCGTAGTGTTCATCGCCTGGCAGCTCGACCAGGCGATGGGGACGGCGGTGCTGCATAGCGCGGTGGTGTGCTTTTACGTGGCGAACGAGGGCATTTCGATTCTGGAGAACACGACGTTGCTAGGCGTGCCGTGGCCAGAAAAGCTGAAGGACGCGCTGGACGCCATCGGAAACGGCGACGGCGGCGAGCCGCCCATGACGGTATAA